The Gambusia affinis linkage group LG09, SWU_Gaff_1.0, whole genome shotgun sequence DNA window CAAAGGGGCTGCGTGGATCACCAGGTGTGGCCGGAAAACAAGGGAAGAAAGGGGAGCTGGGTGACAGGGGCCAGCAAGGACCTCCTGGTGGTTGTAACTGTGGCACTGCGGCTCGATCAGCCTTTTCTGTGGCCGTAACAAAGAGTTATCCAAAAGAACGACTGCCAATCAATTTCAGCCGGATCTTGCTTAATGAAGGGAATCACTACAATGCCAGCAGCGGGAAGTTTGTCTGTCAGATCCCTGGAGTCTATTATTTCACCTATGATATAACACTGGCCAATAAGCACTTGGCTATAGGACTGGTGCATAATGGTCAGTACAAGATCAAGACCTTTGATGCCAACACGGGGAACCATGATGTGGCATCTGGCTCTACTGTTCTCCACCTGAAGCAGTCAGATCAGGTGTGGCTGCAGATCTTCTACTCAGAGCAGAATGGACTCTTCTTTGACCCCTTCTGGACAGACAGCACCTTCACTGGGTTTCTCATTTATGCTGATCAGGAGTTTCTCAATGAGGCAGATAAAAAGGCAAATAGTGAGGATGACAGTTGACATTGTAATCCTGAATGTATCTGTTTTATTGCAGGTCAAATCCAAACAATGCAATCTGGACTTGTTGAAAACGTCTTGACACAAGGGGGcgcaaaagtaaagaaaataaataaggaaaaagaTTCGAACTAAAGAGGTTTTGTGACTGCAGTAATAATGGGTCCAActtgctttaaatatttaccacttttgttttgctcttatGGAAGAATCTGCTGTAAAGagtaattttccatttttacagaACTGTGCATTCTTGATGGTTAGTGtaagtaatttttatttcaataaaaaaatttaaaatgatcaacgCTCAATATATAAGGAAGCTGAAGTTtagtttatgaataaaatcctaaatatttAGGATAAAGTTTCATGTAGTATAGTAAGTTTAACACTCAATACTTTCTGaaatatgtaattaattaaGTTTCCACTGACACTTTTAGTATGTactgaaaaatatacaattatttAATCATCTTTTTTGTGGGATCTGTAGatcaaaagcataaaataaatatataagaaGGGATTATAATTTTCTATAATGTATAGATAgtcatttaattattaatttaatgttatacACATTTTATACTTattacatattaatatttttatttatttgctatttATTTCTTGAGCTGGTGCACTTTAGGACCTCTTTCTTGTAGCGCAGTGAGCATGAGATTATTAAATAATCTACGATTTTACCttacaattaatttaaactaaattgaTTATTTCGAGATTTCATTATGTATTtaatatgtttacatatttgcataattgtggataattttgtgtttttggatacTTGTTACAGTTGTACTGAAATCGTCAcccttattttatatttgtatacaAGTAGCCATCATTTTCATTGGATTGTAGCAAATTTTGCTAATTGTAGTTTTTATAGTGACCTGGTAACAACTACAACTCCCATGCTTATGCGTAGGAGGGACCAAGCGTGCGGCGCACgagcccagcagcagcagctggcgCAGCCGAAGAGGCTACTTTGTTAGAGCCGAGGCACCGGAGAGAAAACGGCTGAGCTGATTGTGGCTGGAAAAAGTGTGAACTGTTGGGGGGAAAGTGGTTAAACCGAAGGGCCTTCGGTGGGATTTTTCTCGGTGGGGGCTGTTTGATGAGCTCTCCAGCGgatttgaagtttttgttttcggCGTCAGAGAGAGgtctttttaaaagttgagCCGCGGAGGAGTTCTCTCATTCAGGATGTCGGACTGAGACAAAGAGGGTCTGGGGGGCATTCCCAACGGAGCGGTGAGTGGCACATGTAATAACCACTGCTACGAAAAGTTAGCTATCTTATTGTTTTATAGGAAAAGCGACGTTAGTTTGAGATGAAGCGTCAGTTTTTAGTGTTCATGTTCCGTTTTTGTTTCAAACGAGTGAAGAATATCAGAGCTCGCTGGGCATCTTAGTCCCCCGTCGTGGTAATGTTTTAGTGACtaatttgttgaatttcttgctTATTTTCTGACTTGTATAAGAACTTGCCAAAAGGCAGATATCCGaaagattttatgaaaaatgtgacCTGCAGCGTGGCCGAGCGGGCATTTAAATGAGCCATTTAAATTCCCGAGCAGAGAAGATGGCCTGTGTTAGCACACGGATTACTGCTTTAATTAGCTACAACGTTGTCCAAGCTGAGGTGTTTTTCCAAACACATacaattaacatatttaatcaCAAGTCTGGGCAAATTAACCATTAATTGTTctgtaattaaaacatttacaaaggaACTTCAACTTGTCCTTCTGTCAagtataattaatataaatctcAATTAAAGCTGTAAATGTTGAAGACACAATCACATTTATGTGCTCTTTGAGGTATCTTAACTATGTCCCGTTTGGGAAACACCCGTCTCAGCAGGTAAAACTTGATTGTGGACGCCTCCTCTGAATGGGAAGGATGGAGAGGGAGCTGCAGTGGTGGAAAGGACAGCTAGCTTCAGACATCCATCAGTCCTTACGCATTAAGGTGAGTTAGCCTCTAAAATCAATTTGTGGGTCaaattttcaaaaagctttATCAGGAAGAGCATGCAGCgacatttcaaatgatttaaaatcatGTATGTAGGTTAAAATTCAAGAAGGTTAAGCATTTTACCATCTAAAATTCTATTGTAATTCAAGTCTCTCAAATAAAATTGATATCTATGAAAAGTTGTGAATGGAATGAACATATTTATCAAGAAAATAGCTTAATCTTTACGGTATTTAAGGTATTGCCATGAAACATTCAGAGAATATTTGAGTCATTGGCTGTTGTATatctttaatattaaaaacagcAGTGGAGAACATTGTGGATTGAGAGACCTTGTGGTTAAACTTTGTAATAAAGTTAAAAGCTCTGTaaaaaattagtaaattaaggatctttacatttttttatgtgtttggaaaaagtgtaaaaaaactCACTTGTAGTCCTCTCTTGTATACCGGCCTGTTGATTTTTGGAGTAAAAGTAgctgaaaagatttatttctaGATTATTCAGACTAACCATATCCTGTAAGTAAAGGGAAGGaactgaaaaatctgtttttatagaatatttttgaaaagttcttgtgcaaatattttaaaatagccTTCTCTCATCTGCACAAAGATGAAGGGAAGCTGTGCTGTGTTATGAAtgttagaaacattttcaaaaaagagTTGTATGGAGAAAAATTTGTctgaaaaaccaaagaaaattgctttttaacTAACACCAGtcagtgtttagttttttttttttttttttatgtccaaagaCATTTCCAAAATTACTACATGTGATATTGGAAATGTCATATAAATGATTTCCCGCTTTCTAGGTATTAGAATAAATGAAGTAATAACCtcataaaaattaatattttctcacTTAAATAATAACACAGAAAGCTTTATGGACTCTGGACCTTATACAGTCTAATTAAACATGTGTCCACATGTCAAATCTGACTGTTTTTATCCTACAACTGCTTCAAcagatctttttatttatctttgactaataaaaacagtctcctggtcttcaggtAAATAAGCCTTCTGTTTGTCAGAGCAGAAGTCCTTGCTGTGTTGCTAACTGAAATcccacagaaataaataatgagaTATTCTAAGTATATTTACATTACCATCACCAATTCTTGAAATGTTGCTAACAATGACAAATAAGAAGGTGGTTTTGATAGAATGGTGCAGTTGTTAGTGGAATCACCAAACAGAGCAAAAAACTGTTAGCAACATATCTGATGTTGGTAAAGCTTTTAGTTTGGTGTTGCCACTTGAGCAACTCTAAACTGtctgaaaaataattgttgctgttgcttgacatattattatattagcagctttttaaaactaaatattacatgttttatCAGAGAGTCTCATAAGGACTGAAGGAGTTGTTGATATTCTTCAAAGTATACATAGAGtacaaaaactatttatatcTCTTACTGCTTTTTTAatcttgaattaaatttaacacACAAATTAAGGTTCACTAATTAAGGATGTGTTAATTATCCTCGAGGCCTGATCATGCCTCTCCTTGTGTGTGTCACTTTAATTGAGACCTTTGTGACTTGACTGGCATTTTTCAGCTCAGGACCCCTGTGGTGGTGAAGATACAATGGGATCAGGTGTCTTCATCTGCCTTTAACCGTATTCTTGAGTCGTGAACTCTGTGGCATTTTGGATTTCGAACCAGATATTTTTGAGTCACTTTTAGGTAATGTTTGACTTACCGTTCGCAAGCTGGACATTATCTGACTCAGAAAAACCCTGCATGAGAGCGAGAATCTGCACCGATGTGGAAACAGGTTGAACAcccacattttttccatttactatAAAGAGGGAGCCTTACTGTCAGTCTTGAGCTCGGTTTTGGTTGCCCTATGTCTACATTTCCGATTGCGTCTTATACAATCATCTCAGAACGTTATGGTGTACCTTGTAGTACTATacttttgttgtaaattgaGGATTACGCGAAGCATGACGCATAACTTGTGATCACTTCATTACAGAGCAGTTTGGTGCCTTGCTGCTTGTAAATCTGCATGTGTTTTACTCAGCAGTGAGGATTCTCCGTACAGGGAATTTCCCAAGGTACAAATACCTTTTGATTTTGCAGCGTATGATGCCTTGAAGCACTGAACAAGTTGGAGTATTTTCTAAAAGGTTTATCTGTTGATCTCTTTTAGTTTTGGCTATTGACTCAACATGTTTTGCTGGTCCACCACATGAGAAAGATCTGATAAAGTAGCATTCATAACCTGTTGGACGTTCTTAAGCAGTGACAAAGCACAAATAGGGTGACATTGAAGAATTTTCAGCCAAATATAGCATGTGTAAAATGTCTTAAGATTTTAGAGAATTTACTGCAAAACAAGTTTGcttaaattactgaaatgatACTCAAGCTACAGTCAATAGAAAACGttaatgttattaattttaaacatttccacatatcagTTGTGTTAAAggatttcttttgcattttatttaagcaacaaatgcatttttttagaatgaattgtatttttaacCTTAATAAATgttaaggctttttttttttttttttttaaaaacaccttgCGATGAGTAGAGATTATTGCatattttcctttcagaaaATATCTAATGTGTAGTGGGAGAGAATGGTGGGATCATTATCAGAGCTTCATACGGCGCTCAGATCTCCTGCACAGTGCTCGCACCCCCACCGTCTCATCCAGCCTTAACGACGTTTGCTGCAGTGATAATGCCCTGATGTGGGAGATAGCAGTGCTGTGTAGCATGTGGCAAATTATCAGACATGCAAATCAGCAGGCAGCTGTGGAATCCTTAATTACGGTGCGATTCCCCCACAAAGGCACTTCTCTGCTCCATGCAGaccccaccaccacctcccCAGCCCTCCAGACTGCAGCAGCCTCCTCCCTCCAACCACTCCATCCCCCTCTgcccccctccctcccttcctcctgCTGCCCTTGCACCCCtagacagacagatggaccAGAGGCAGTGGGAGGAGAATTTTGGGAGGATCGGTTGATATGGGAGTTTGAGGCTCTGGtggggtggtgggggggggggattggTTGCTGCTGCTATACATTGATGTGGGGAGGGAGGGGGGcactgtttatttttggattCCATTGAAGTGTCAGTCTGAGCatcacaggtttttttttagttgtgcCCAAAATAAGTATTTGACAGTTTGTGTAACTCTGACCGTGTTGGCAGTTTTGCCCTTGCAGCAAATTCTATTgactgtaaacatgtttttctgagaGCTTATCCGAAAACTTGGATCGGCTCCAACAAGCAGATATTTTCTATATAGACAAATCTACCAGCTGTTTCCTGAGCTTTTGTATTTCTAACCCGCAGCATTCATTGGAGCAATTATAGGAAGAAAAGCCACCTTTTGGAATCTAATGGCCCCGTATTTTACAGGCCTCTGCCTTCAATGACCCAGACACAGATGAACCGACCAGGTTGGTCCATGCGGATTTTGCTTGAGGTCTGataattactgttttaaaactgaacaaaaggtTGATGGATTCGTACACCAAAATCTTGTGTTTGTAGTTTTGAcgtatttaataataaaaaaacatcgaTATGCAAATTGCTAGTTAAGGGAAAAACTGTCTGGATGTTAGATGAATCATTAAGATTAGTCATTGCTGATGATCTGCAGACagattttgaatgttttacatcACTGACTTGCTGAGAGATTGCAAATCAAAAGCGATAAAAGGAATATCTTTGTCTTTCACTTTTAGCTTTGGTGCTTTTTACAGACTGTGTAGACTGTAATCTACCTGTTGGTAATTTCTAATCCAACCCATTATATCTTGTGCTGGCTTCTATTTCTAGAGCGCGCAACACTTGTAGAAATATTCCAATATGTtagttttaaaaccagaaaatcgCTGCTGTGTAAATGCGTACATGctgttctaaatgtttttgacttCTGAAGCAAAAACCAGagccttttttttgttccagtttttttttttaagatgattcAGAAAGATACCCTCGGCCGATTCCATGCTAATGCCCCAGAGTGTCTTCTTTCCACTTTGAAACACATGCAGCTAATTGAACATGAATAGGAGATGTGTTAGGGGTGAAACCTAATCCTATCTGCTGCTGAACTCTGCTGGAGGAAGACCCTCCCCTCCCCAAACTGCACACTTACAAACCCTCGGCTCATTGTTCATAGCCCCCTGCAATGATCCAAATTGGCTTCAGTTTTCTGCAACAACGGTGAATCCAGTAAAACTGAGCTAGGGCTGAATCATGGTGAAGAATTTGCTTTCTTAAGTGGAAACTCTCTATATATGAGTTTCTTCAGATCGCTTGTGAGCAGTTAAACCCATCCACTGGAGATGTGAAGGATCACTATTATCATGCATACTATCATCATCCCCCACATTTCTCCAACGCTGCGTCCTGCCCACTCTGCTCCTATCTCCCCCTGTCGTGTTCAACTCTGCTCATCTTTCATTTCCCTCCCCAGGAGCTGAAGCTGCCCGTCTACCGGGCCCACTCTCCGCAGATCGGCATGCGACGCTACTTTGCAGACTTATTGGCCATCCTGAGCAATCGGTACCAGCTGTGTCCTACGGCACGGCACCTGGCCGTCTACCTGCTCGACTTGTTCATGGACCACTACGATGTCGCTGTGAAACAGCTCTACATCATCGCCCTCTCTTGTCT harbors:
- the c1qtnf2 gene encoding complement C1q tumor necrosis factor-related protein 2 isoform X3; its protein translation is MGLFSCFIIQFYQISFLLADEFKLVCSLPGPAGPPGFPGAPGPSGSMGPMGSPGLDGPDGKDGEKGEKGNGGDPGRPGNPGKPGVKGREGLIGKAGPRGPKGLRGSPGVAGKQGKKGELGDRGQQGPPGGCNCGTAARSAFSVAVTKSYPKERLPINFSRILLNEGNHYNASSGKFVCQIPGVYYFTYDITLANKHLAIGLVHNGQYKIKTFDANTGNHDVASGSTVLHLKQSDQVWLQIFYSEQNGLFFDPFWTDSTFTGFLIYADQEFLNEADKKANSEDDS
- the c1qtnf2 gene encoding complement C1q tumor necrosis factor-related protein 2 isoform X2, encoding MTRGHNFSSMPITLQMCVIIFLLSAVISQSTNSSSKRGRNFPIHSSQLVCSLPGPAGPPGFPGAPGPSGSMGPMGSPGLDGPDGKDGEKGEKGNGGDPGRPGNPGKPGVKGREGLIGKAGPRGPKGLRGSPGVAGKQGKKGELGDRGQQGPPGGCNCGTAARSAFSVAVTKSYPKERLPINFSRILLNEGNHYNASSGKFVCQIPGVYYFTYDITLANKHLAIGLVHNGQYKIKTFDANTGNHDVASGSTVLHLKQSDQVWLQIFYSEQNGLFFDPFWTDSTFTGFLIYADQEFLNEADKKANSEDDS
- the c1qtnf2 gene encoding complement C1q tumor necrosis factor-related protein 2 isoform X1, whose product is MKLPWGGYFKFHLPITLQMCVIIFLLSAVISQSTNSSSKRGRNFPIHSSQLVCSLPGPAGPPGFPGAPGPSGSMGPMGSPGLDGPDGKDGEKGEKGNGGDPGRPGNPGKPGVKGREGLIGKAGPRGPKGLRGSPGVAGKQGKKGELGDRGQQGPPGGCNCGTAARSAFSVAVTKSYPKERLPINFSRILLNEGNHYNASSGKFVCQIPGVYYFTYDITLANKHLAIGLVHNGQYKIKTFDANTGNHDVASGSTVLHLKQSDQVWLQIFYSEQNGLFFDPFWTDSTFTGFLIYADQEFLNEADKKANSEDDS